TCTCCAAACTTTAATTGTTCTGTCCCACGATGCTGAATACAAAAGTGTTTTATCCTCATTCAAGCTAAGGGACGAAATGGCATCGAAATGTTTTAGCCATATCACATTCCGGCTTCTCCTGTAGCTACTCGGATTCATCGAGCTTTTAAACACAGCTCTAAATGTGGGTAAAGATCCCACTCGTTTGTGAATACTTGGATTCTTGGAAGACACTTTCCAGAGACGAATTTTACCATCTTGATGACCGGTAAAAATCTTTTCACCAGCAATAATAATCGCCTTAACAAGTCCACTATTTGATTTAAACCCCGAATACTCCTTCTGATTTTTCCACACCCTAATGTTCTTGCTGTCAGATCCTGTATACAACAAATCCCCTGTTGCTGCCAATGAATAAATGTGGCCTTCTTCGCGAACGAGCGACCCCATCAGGCCTGTGTATTTATAACTTTCTTCTTGACTACTCGAAGATTCTTCAACATGAGATGACCACGGAGATTTCGATATTGGTGATGTGGCCAATGACTTATCCCAAGGTGGTGTTGTTGTAGATGGAGGTGATGAAGAAGATGTATGAATATCAACAGATAATGGAGAAGTAACTTCTTCATTCGAATGATTTGCATCATTAGCACTATCATGCATGGTGTTGCTTATTCGAAATGAATATTCTAATTCTTCGTCTGTCGAATCTACCTTGATCATTCTGTCATAGCCTTTTCTGCCTTGAACTGAGTTTTGCATCCTTGCAAATTTTCACTAGTCACACAGGCAGAAATTTTGTGTTCTTTTTTTTTGTAAACAAAATATAACTTGGCCAAAAAACACCTCTGAACAATATGTTGATGAATGGATTGTGTGTGCAATGTAGCTAAATAACATTCAAGAAAATGTAATTACATGCATGTATCTAATTATCTGTTGAAGAACTTGCTGTAGATTTTGATCAGAAGTATATAGTAATAAATGCAGAGTACAATGAATTTGAGGAAAATTAAGAGTGAAGAATATGAGTTTCAGAGAAGAGGAAACAAAATGTGTAATACAAAGCATTAGTTTTTTAGATAATTTTAGTGGCAACACAAAATAATAGGAAGCTTTAAAG
This sequence is a window from Apium graveolens cultivar Ventura chromosome 9, ASM990537v1, whole genome shotgun sequence. Protein-coding genes within it:
- the LOC141686944 gene encoding protein JINGUBANG-like; protein product: MQNSVQGRKGYDRMIKVDSTDEELEYSFRISNTMHDSANDANHSNEEVTSPLSVDIHTSSSSPPSTTTPPWDKSLATSPISKSPWSSHVEESSSSQEESYKYTGLMGSLVREEGHIYSLAATGDLLYTGSDSKNIRVWKNQKEYSGFKSNSGLVKAIIIAGEKIFTGHQDGKIRLWKVSSKNPSIHKRVGSLPTFRAVFKSSMNPSSYRRSRNVIWLKHFDAISSLSLNEDKTLLYSASWDRTIKVWRVSNSKCLESVNAHEDAVNSVVAGFDGLVFTGSADGTVKVWRRELQGKGTKHFFSQTLLKQECAVTALAVDPLASFLYCGSSDGVVNFWERASLLSHGGVLRGHKLAVLCLASSSNLIFSGSADTNICVWTRDAEGKHSCLSVLSGHTGPVKCLAVEDDKEQQVGGDRRWVVYSGSLDKSVKIWRVSANMAPIQTPQQKDQPPFVPSVQHFSKSSQKN